A window from Flavobacterium lindanitolerans encodes these proteins:
- a CDS encoding alpha/beta hydrolase family protein yields MIKKIIFLSFVLFSTMVTFSQESKFSTEEINVNALIPGTLYTPNTSKKTDLIILIAGSGPTDRNGNQPGVSNNSLKFLAEGLAKNNYAVYNYDKRPVVEMRSGEIDESKLSFDILIQDVKDIVSYFKAKKQFNKIVIAGHSEGSLIGMNAAVPDANAFISLAGAGRPIDEILIEQISSRAPMLKEETAKGLESLKKGQTFELKNPMLASLFRASVQPYIISWLKHNPQEEIKKLQIPILIVNGTKDIQISTQDAELLHKANPKSELVLIQNMNHIFKEIKGDDAENMATYTNPNLPVMPELIEKITTFLKKI; encoded by the coding sequence ATGATAAAAAAAATAATCTTCCTAAGCTTTGTCTTATTTTCAACAATGGTCACTTTTTCTCAGGAAAGCAAATTTTCTACAGAAGAAATAAATGTAAATGCTCTTATCCCAGGAACTCTTTATACTCCAAATACCTCTAAAAAAACAGACCTCATCATCCTGATTGCAGGCTCGGGACCTACAGATAGAAATGGTAACCAGCCGGGAGTTTCCAATAACAGTTTAAAATTTTTGGCAGAAGGACTGGCCAAAAATAATTACGCTGTTTACAATTATGACAAAAGGCCTGTTGTTGAAATGCGCTCCGGAGAAATAGACGAATCCAAATTAAGCTTTGACATTTTAATACAGGATGTAAAAGATATCGTTAGCTATTTCAAGGCAAAAAAACAATTCAACAAAATTGTTATTGCCGGACACAGTGAAGGTTCTTTAATTGGCATGAATGCGGCCGTACCGGATGCAAACGCCTTTATTTCGCTGGCGGGAGCCGGCAGACCTATTGATGAAATTTTGATAGAACAGATCAGCAGCAGGGCACCCATGCTGAAAGAAGAAACTGCCAAAGGCCTTGAATCTCTCAAAAAAGGACAAACCTTTGAGCTAAAAAACCCAATGCTGGCAAGTCTTTTCAGAGCAAGCGTCCAACCTTATATAATTTCATGGCTGAAACACAATCCGCAGGAAGAAATCAAAAAACTGCAAATACCGATTCTTATTGTCAACGGTACAAAAGACATACAAATTTCGACACAGGATGCTGAATTGCTACACAAAGCCAATCCCAAATCAGAATTAGTTCTTATCCAAAACATGAATCACATTTTCAAAGAAATTAAAGGAGACGATGCCGAAAACATGGCTACCTATACCAATCCGAACCTGCCGGTAATGCCGGAACTTATCGAAAAAATTACTACCTTTCTCAAAAAAATATAA